One stretch of Girardinichthys multiradiatus isolate DD_20200921_A chromosome 2, DD_fGirMul_XY1, whole genome shotgun sequence DNA includes these proteins:
- the si:ch211-176l24.4 gene encoding uncharacterized protein si:ch211-176l24.4 yields MSDNEDADYFMEHWTSPPKRKVKKDAKKNKKTVKHKKNRPTKTHDDVQKKKKNATFKEPMMENRKKRKEKDKNKKKEKKKKKNKLALNPDDFKFTESFTKFAARNPCLNEKLNSPPETSVKEPKRKKMVAFGSLPSYIRIKRPVFTSSSPKETKVVRQDQSCSQVIRKSQIQTHDNDFQYNSDINSQDLFITQKTFRASPSETSSGEASDGVISESPHVFTQRDKNRHTTAGEIRRCNETSDKRQDRATYQCLREIKRELEEENYELLKHSGKISFQTNQAGENKVSVHEGPKLGNSFLNNPLVINPTPDAILIQNGSSYHPFFGEPPVLPALASTSTQTENFFTTELSSYLSFCRKNRVALKSQDMKPLDLSLPQRAREDLHVSVKMLDVDIKQEVEKCHEQLREGEIRSSRSKSMSASSRAKSAEIKKETSCHGESTPSPQSEAEIKSANTTSSSEDDHHCRAGKRDLTQVGAVQLRLNKPFFFKTKGEAQSPRPASPLTKLAQGRDVQTKKSRSGRI; encoded by the coding sequence ATGAGTGATAATGAGGATGCCGACTACTTCATGGAACACTGGACTTCACCtccaaaaagaaaagtaaagaaagacgctaagaagaacaaaaaaactgtaaaacataaGAAGAACAGACCCACGAAGACACATGATGATGtccagaagaaaaagaagaacgcCACATTCAAAGAACCAATGATGGAAAATAGgaaaaagaggaaggaaaaagataaaaacaagaagaaagagaagaaaaaaaagaaaaacaaattagctTTGAATCCTGATGATTTTAAATTCACTGAGAGCTTCACTAAGTTTGCTGCAAGAAATCCATGCCTAAACGAGAAGCTAAACTCTCCCCCTGAAACATCTGTGAAAGAACCTAAGAGAAAAAAGATGGTGGCATTTGGTTCATTACCCTCTTACATACGTATCAAACGTCCAGTTTTCACGTCTTCGTCGCCAAAAGAAACCAAAGTTGTGAGACAAGACCAGAGCTGTTCCCAGGTGATTAGAAAAAGCCAGATTCAAACACATGATAATGACTTTCAGTACAACAGTGATATAAACAGCCAAGACTTGTTTATCACCCAGAAGACATTCAGAGCATCGCCCTCTGAAACTTCCAGCGGTGAAGCCAGCGATGGAGTTATTTCTGAATCCCCTCATGTGTTCACTCAGCGAGACAAGAACCGGCACACCACTGCGGGAGAGATAAGAAGATGCAATGAAACATCAGATAAACGACAAGACAGAGCAACATATCAGTGTCTGCGGGAAATAAAAAGAGAGCTGGAGGAAGAAAATTATGAGCTTCTAAAACACTCAGGAAAAATATCCTTCCAAACAAACCAAGCTGGAGAGAATAAAGTGTCTGTACATGAAGGGCCCAAACTGGGTAACTCTTTCTTGAACAACCCGTTGGTTATAAACCCCACCCCGGATGCTATTTTGATCCAAAACGGCTCCTCGTACCATCCATTCTTTGGTGAGCCGCCCGTTCTTCCTGCTTTAGCAAGCACTTCAACTCAGACAGAAAACTTCTTCACCACCGAGCTCTCCTCCTACCTCAGCTTCTGCCGGAAAAACAGAGTGGCTTTGAAATCCCAGGACATGAAACCTTTGGATCTGAGCTTGCCACAGAGGGCACGGGAAGACCTCCATGTGTCAGTGAAGATGCTTGATGTTGACATTAAACAGGAAGTAGAGAAATGTCATGAGCAGTTGCGAGAAGGAGAAATTAGGAGTAGCAGAAGTAAAAGCATGTCTGCCTCATCACGAGCGAAGTCTGCAGAGATTAAGAAGGAAACTTCATGTCATGGTGAATCTACTCCAAGCCCTCAGTCAGAGGCTGAAATCAAGTCGGCCAACACCACAAGCTCCAGTGAGGACGACCACCACTGCCGCGCTGGGAAGCGAGACCTGACCCAG